TCGGCCGCCGCCGGACTTTGCTACGGCTCCTCGGGAAAAGACGTCCGTGAACTACAGCGGCTGCTCAAGTCCATCGGCTTTGATCCCGGGTCCGCCGACGGGGTTTTCGGCGAGGACACGGAGAGGGCGGTCAGGTCGTTTCAGAAGGCCTCCGGCCTCGCAGTCGACGGGATAGTCGGCCCCGACACCGCGCGTGGGCTGGCCGACGCCGAGAAGCGTCTTACCGCGTCCCCGCTGGCCGGTAAGGTAATCGTCCTCGACCCGGGACACGGCGGGGCCAACCCGGGCGCCACCGGGGTGCTCGGGACGAGGGAGGCCGACCACGTACTCGCCATCGCGCTCGAACTCCAGCGGATGCTGGGGGAGATGGGCGCCAGGGTTATGATGACAAGGTGGAGTGACACTGAGGCTGCTCCGGTGGCCACGACGCGCGCGCAGGAGCTGAGCGCGAGGGCCGGTATGGCGAATTCATCGAGGGCCAGTGTTCTCGTGTCGATACACAGCAACGCCTACGAAAAGGACCCATCGGTCTCGGGCGTTATGGCGTTCCACGACGGCGGAGGGGAAGACCAGCGGCTGGCGGCCGCGCTCCTCGCGGGGCTGGTGGCCGAGACGGGCCTGCGCTCCGTCGGCCTGGAGACAGCCGCGTTTCGCGTGCTCAAAGAATGCCAAGTCCCGTCGGCGCTCGTCGAGATCGGGTTCATGACAAACGCGCACGACGAGAAGCTACTGAACGAGGAGTCGTTCCGTAAACAGGCGGCCCGCGGCATCCTGAAGGGGATCGTGGAGTTCCTGGGACGCTCCTAGGGCGCGGCTTGCGGGCGACTGCGGCCCGGCCCGAACGCTTTACAGCGGCGGTCACGGATTGTATCATTGTGATGCGTGGGGGTGGCGAAAGCCGCCTCCTTCGACTGATCGGGGGCTGCGCTGCGCCGGTGCTCGCGGCGCCTGCCGCTGTCCCCGCGGGAGTGGGACTCCAGTTGCGGGAATCTGAAGGAAGAATGGTCGGCCTTGTATCGCTGGGCTGCTCGAAGAACCTCGTGGACTCCGAAGCAATGCTGGGACGAATGGTGGCCGCGGGATTCCACATTACAAACGACCCCTCCGGGGCGGATGTTCTGATAGTGAACACGTGCGGCTTTATCACGGGCGCCAAGCGGGAGTCCATCGACGCAATACTCGAGATGGCCGCGTACAAGGACTCGGGCCGCTGCCGCGCCCTGGTGGTGGCGGGGTGCCTCGCCCAAAGGTACCGCAACGACCTCATCGTGGAGGTCCCCGAGATAGATGCGATAATCGGCGTGCGCGAGGTGGATCGCATCGTCGAGGCAGTGGACCTCGCGCTGTCGGGGCGCAGGGTGGAGAACCTTCCGGAGTCTGCTGGCTCATCTGGCGATTCACCCGAATTCGACCCGGCAGCCGGCACGCCCCGGACGCGTCCCAGGGTGGGGCTCACACCCCAGTATACCGCCTACCTGCGGATAGCCGATGGCTGCTCCAATCGGTGCGCCTACTGCGCAATCCCGTCGATCAGGGGCGACCTGCGCTCGCGTCCGCTGCAGGAACTGATCTCGGAAGCGCGTGCCCTGGCCGAATCGGGTGTCAGGGAGCTGGTGGTAGTCGCACAGGACTGCACCGTGTACGGGCTCGACATCTACGGAAAGCCATCGCTTCACGCCCTCATCCGCGAACTGGCGCGGACCGATGGGCTCGAGTGGGTGAGACTGATGTACTGCTACCCTTCCCGCGTCTCCGACGATCTCATCGAGGTCATGGCATCGGAGCCCCGCGCCTGCCACTACATCGATATCCCAGCGCAGCACGCGTCGGCGCGGGTCCTTAAATCGATGAACAGGAGCCATGATGGGGAGACGGTCCTGAGGACGGTCGAGAAACTGAGGAAGGCGATGCCTGACATTGCCGTCCGAACCACGCTCATGGTGGGTTTTCCGGGCGAAACTGAGGAGGATTTCGAGACACTCCTCGCATTCCTGCGCTCTGCAAGGTTCGACAGGGCGGGCGTGTTCGAGTATTCGAGGGAGGAAGGCACCCCTGCGGCGTCGCTGCCGGGCCAGGTGGACCGCAGGATCAAGAGGGAACGTTACCATCGCGCCATGAGCCTGCAGAATCGGATCTCCGGGGAGATCAATGAAGGCCTGATCGGAAAGACGATCAAGGTGCTGCTCGAGCGCCAGGCGCCTCCAGACCGCCGCGGGGCGCCCCGGTGGATAGGGCGCTCCTGGAGAGACGCCCCGGAAGTGGACGGTGTCGTGCGCGTGACCGGCGTCATCGCGGGAGCGGCGGAGGGCTGTTTCGTCAACGCTACAGTGACGCGCGCCTCTGCCTACGACCTGTACGCAGTCATCGTGTAATCGCTGGCAGCTGGTCTCCGCCGGACCGGCATGCACCCACCGCGAGCCTCCCATCTTCCAGCGCATGCCTAAATTGCCTCATCTAACTGGGTGTTCACCGAAAGCGACCCTGTGCTATACTTATGTCAACAGTCGGGCGGACTGCGCTTGGTGCAGTGCTGCCATTACACGGAGCTGGTGTGCCGGTGAGCCGGGAGCCGAAGCGGATCGCCGCGGTGGCCCTTGCGATTGTACTCAGTTTCGCGGCGCTTTACGCGGGAAACCTCTATTATGGAAAACTGACGGTCGGCGACCCACTCGAGAGAGTGTTCAAGGAGACGCCGTCCGTACTCTCCTTTGAGATTGCCAAGAGACAACCTGTCACGGTGGTGAGGGTGACCCTGGCGGACGTGCCCGACCTCCGCCACGTAGTACTGTCGCTCGAGGAGAAAGCCGCGGGCGTGCTCAGGGGCCAGCCCGTGAGGATCGTGGTCCAGGACACGCGGGACCAGGCACTGTCCGCGGCGTACTACGCCATGCACTTTCACATCCAGGAGGCCCTCGTGACGGGGCGGTTCTCCGACATGTCCGGGAAAGTCGCTCAAGTAGCTGAGGGGGCGGGGCTCGAGCGGCACCGCGTGTTCATCGACGAGAGGAACGTGTACGTCCAGCTTCACCTCAAGGGACGGTACCTCTACGAAGTCCTGCCGAGGCAGATAGGGACCAGATCTCCCGCCGGAGGTGACATGTGACGTGTGGAAAGAGATAGCGGCAGGGGCGGCCATCGGCACTGTCGTGTTCCTCGCGTATATCGGGCTCAACATACTTCCCGCGGTGTTCCTGGGCGCCCTTGTATACATCCTGGCGCAGTCGAGCGGGCTTCGCGGGCTTTCGAAGCGGTTCGCGGCGGTGACGCCTGCGGGGGCGGCCGGCGTCACGTTCCACGACGTCGGCGGGCAGGCGTCGGCCAAGAAGGAGCTCGTCGAGGCGCTCGACTTCATCAAGGCGGGTCACGTCGTCAGGCGGCTGGGTATAAGGCCGCTGAAGGGCATCCTCCTGACGGGTCCTCCTGGGACGGGAAAGACGATGCTCGCCAAAGCCGCCGCGAACTATACCGAATCGGCATTCATCGCGGCGAGCGGGAGCGAGTTCATCGAGGTATACGCTGGTGTTGGCGCGCAACGAGTGCGCGAGCTGTTCAGGAACGCCCGCGAGACTGCGCGCGCCTCCCGCAAGAAAGGCGCCGTGGTATTCATAGACGAGGTCGAGGTGCTCGGGGGCCGCAGGGGGATGAACGCAGGTCACCTCGAGTACGACCAGACGATAAACCAGCTCCTGGTGGAGATGGACGGCCTGTCGGTTGATGACGACGTCAGGATTCTGGTGATTGCGGCGACGAACAGGGCGGACCTGCTCGACCCCGCGCTTACGAGGCCGGGGCGCTTCGACCGCATCGTGCGGGTTGAAGTCCCCGACAAGGATGGAAGGCTGCAGATTCTGCGCCTGCACACGACGAACAAACCCCTGTCTTCCGACGTGGACCTCGAGAGCATAGCGCGGCAGACGTTCGGGTTCACCGGGGCGCACCTCGAAAGCCTTGCGAACGAGTCGGCGATCCTTGCGATGAGAGAGGGCAAGGAACTCATCGAGCAACGCCATCTCGAGGAGGCCATCGACAAGGTAATCCTCGGGGAGAAGCTCGACCGGAGACCGACCGACGAGGACTTGAGGCGGGTTGCGATACACGAGGCCGGCCATGCCATAGTAGGCGAGACGCTGAGACCCGGGTCCGTGGCTTCGGTAACGATATCACCGAGGGGGCATGCGCTCGGGTACGTCCGG
This genomic interval from Bacillota bacterium contains the following:
- the rimO gene encoding 30S ribosomal protein S12 methylthiotransferase RimO; this translates as MVGLVSLGCSKNLVDSEAMLGRMVAAGFHITNDPSGADVLIVNTCGFITGAKRESIDAILEMAAYKDSGRCRALVVAGCLAQRYRNDLIVEVPEIDAIIGVREVDRIVEAVDLALSGRRVENLPESAGSSGDSPEFDPAAGTPRTRPRVGLTPQYTAYLRIADGCSNRCAYCAIPSIRGDLRSRPLQELISEARALAESGVRELVVVAQDCTVYGLDIYGKPSLHALIRELARTDGLEWVRLMYCYPSRVSDDLIEVMASEPRACHYIDIPAQHASARVLKSMNRSHDGETVLRTVEKLRKAMPDIAVRTTLMVGFPGETEEDFETLLAFLRSARFDRAGVFEYSREEGTPAASLPGQVDRRIKRERYHRAMSLQNRISGEINEGLIGKTIKVLLERQAPPDRRGAPRWIGRSWRDAPEVDGVVRVTGVIAGAAEGCFVNATVTRASAYDLYAVIV
- a CDS encoding AAA family ATPase, whose amino-acid sequence is MWKEIAAGAAIGTVVFLAYIGLNILPAVFLGALVYILAQSSGLRGLSKRFAAVTPAGAAGVTFHDVGGQASAKKELVEALDFIKAGHVVRRLGIRPLKGILLTGPPGTGKTMLAKAAANYTESAFIAASGSEFIEVYAGVGAQRVRELFRNARETARASRKKGAVVFIDEVEVLGGRRGMNAGHLEYDQTINQLLVEMDGLSVDDDVRILVIAATNRADLLDPALTRPGRFDRIVRVEVPDKDGRLQILRLHTTNKPLSSDVDLESIARQTFGFTGAHLESLANESAILAMREGKELIEQRHLEEAIDKVILGEKLDRRPTDEDLRRVAIHEAGHAIVGETLRPGSVASVTISPRGHALGYVRHAPKDEQYIYSREQLEEEISVLAAGALAEELVYGSRSTGAAEDFDRAVQLARRIVLTGMSPLGIIDSQSIPGDVLARAVAQTINGPEKRAREILSRHRTEVEKIAGILLDCERMENETLRQMLSRGSSRKPLSLPPKVAGLLRQRHRARLRRAG